From Paenibacillus sp. PvR098:
CACGTGACGGCCTTCTACGGAGATGTCGAGATCCTTGATGATTTTGACGACACCCGAAGATTTGGTTGAGACGCCATAGCTGGACACCGCCATGAAATCAATTTCCAGCGGAATCGAAATCTGTTTCACCAGGTCGGCCATAAAAATGAAGGCACCCTTAAGAACGCAGATCACAAGAGGATTGCGTCCCTCAAAATCGCGGCTGATGAGTTCGCCCATTTCCTTCACTTTGTCTTGAATTTGCTGCTCGGAGTATAGTACTTCCTGTACGTCGTTTTGCAAAAGAGATCCTCCTACTTTATTTAGATGAAATCCATGTCAAGCTTCATATGTACCCTACGTTTCGTTCCATTGCCTGTTACGGCAAGCCCTGACCGCCGGACTCCGGGAAGCCATAAAATGTGACCTTCTGCATCCGTAAGAATCGGGATTTTTTCCCTCAGGCTCATCGGAATTTTGCTGTCGATGAACATATCCTTTACTTTTTTCGACCCGTTTAGTCCAAGCGGCCGCATTCGATCTCCGGGGTGACGGCTTCGAAAAATAATAGGGAAGACCAGTTCATCCGCATCGAAGCAAGCTGAATACGGACCTCCCATCTCCGGCTTTTCCGTTGTCCCGTTAAGCCATCGAAGATCCACTCGAACCCCCGTCTCGGGAATCAGCAGCTCCGGCTGGTTCTCCTTGACCTCATAGACATAGGGTGAGGGTGATAACACCATCGTATGTACAGCGATTTGATCATATTCCCTGCTGATCGTAATGTTCTGTCCGATCACCCGCCTAAAATTAGTCGGCTGCTTACTAAGCACGGCCATCCGAATCTGCTCGATTTTGAGGAAATCAATCGAATCGGAAGCGGAAGCAAGATAACTTAATATTAGTTTAATCAATCGCCTTTGTAAAGCAACATGTACCCCGCCAAACCACGCTGCGCTCCAGGCCCAGGAATCGCTTTTCCGGCTTACATGACGCTCACAAAGCCGCCGGGCTTCCACTTCCAAATAATCATCCTCTCCCGCCATCATTTCGGCCAATCGATTCAAAGCGGAAGGAAGCTGGTCATTGTACCGAGAAAGAAAAGGCAGCACATCCAATCGCACTTGATTGCGAAAATATTTCGTTTGGAGATTACTGCTGTCCGTACAGTAGGTTAAGCCGTGTGCGGAGCAATAGTGCAGAAGCTCTGATTTGTATATACGTAACATAGGACGAATAAGTTCCACATCATTTTTTTCTCTTCGTTTGACCGGGATACCCGCCAGCCCTGAAGGACCCGTTCCACGCAGTAGTCGCATCATGACCGTTTCCGCTTGATCATCCGCGTGATGCGCGAGCGCGATGCGTCTGGCCTGATGGCGCAACGCCGTATCCAGCAAAAAGGCATAGCGTTTGTCTCTTGCGGCAACCTGTGTGCTAAGCCCGGTTTCTTCTATATAGCGCGGCACATCAATGAAGACTGATTCCAAAGGAAGGCCAAGCCGATGCGCCAGCTCGCTCACCAGCTCCGCCTCGCGTTCGGATTCAGCGCCCCGAAATCCGTGATTTACATGAGCGACGGTCAGCCTCCAGCCATAACAATCGGACAACGCAAACAGGAGGTGAAGCAGCGCTACGGAATCGGGTCCCCCCGACACCGCCACGACGACCCCGTCCCCCGGTTCTATCAGCTTTTCGTCTCGTATGCACCGCTCTACCTTCGTAGCTAATGTTTGTGCCGTCTCCATCCCATGTCCCTCTCGCTTCCCCAATGGCCCGTTTCTTCTTTATTACCCACTTCCGTACGAGTTGCCCCTACTGCCAAACCAAATAAACGGTCGTTCCGAATAGAATTAATGAGGCGGCAAAGCATAACTTAATCCAATCGCCCTTGACCGGCTTTTTACGTACCTTCTGGTCCCCCAGACTGCGGGCCCGCCAATCGGCCAGCATCTGCTTCGAGCTCTCGTACCGCCCTGTAAGCGCCTTGCGGAGCATGGGAGCTGCCGGTGCCAGCTGTGGACGCTCCTTCAGCAGCTCAAACAGCCATTCTACGCTTCGGTTTTGTGGCAAGATTGAGATCGCGCCTTGAAACTTCCGTTCCCGATCGGTCACTTGAAGCAGCAGCACCGCAAAGGAAAACAAATCATAGCCTTCATCCGCCGTTCGCGACCCGGCGTTCCAAAACCCGCGGTCATATACCTCCGTAAACTGTTTAACGGCCCGCCCTTTGGACGTCACCCCTCCGAAGTCGATCAGTTCCACTTCGCCGTATCCTGTAATGATCATATTCTCGGCTTTCAGGTCCCCGAACACAAAGCCGCTTGCGTGGAGCTCCGACAGCTTGCGCAGTAAATTCAGGCCGATCAGAGGAATCCAATCCGTTCCGCATTGCTTGATAAATTCAGTGAGAGATTTTCCTTTTATATAACGCATCACACAGAAAGGGTAATCGATGCCCTCTCGTGAAAAATCATCCGCTTCAACGAGCATATCCTGGAAAGAAGTCGACGATTTAGATAACGCCTTGAGCGCGTTGACTTCCGATTGGTGATCCACTGGATCGAATCCTACTTTGAGCGCATACAATTGCTTGCGCCGGCTCACCAGAAACACTTTGCCGTTCTCCCCTTCGCCAAGCAGACGCTCAACACGGTATTGATTCTTGTTCCACTTGCCACGGATCCTGGTTTCCACAGGTATTGCAAGCTCAAACGACGTAGTCACTGAGTATCCCTTCCTCGCTTGGTTTCACGGTCCCACTTTTCTTGGAAAGGCCGACCGCTGCATCAGTCGCTCTCCCCTTGTTATCATCGGCATTCCCATTCATAAATTGAACCACTTTCAGCAAAGCAGGACCTGTGGGCGTCGTTCCCTTCATGTTTAATTTATAGAACAACCGATTCAGATTTGCAAGCTCGTTTGTCCAATCGAGGTCCATCACGATTTCCTGGTCGCCGGATACGTTTCCTGGAAAATGGAAGACCGATATTAAGCTTTCGCCCATTCGTGACTGCAAGCTGAGCTGCAGATCAACTATAGCCTCTTTCACCGCTTGAAGCTTTGGCTTCATGCTAGCGCTTGTGTCAATCAATAAGGCCACCTTCAAGCTCGCTGTCTCCGTCAAATCTTCGATAACCCGTACCACCTCGGACCGATGCTCCGGCGGCAGCGCTTCAATCTTGGAATGCCCCAAAATGCTGCGAAGCTCCTGACCTACGACTTGCTGAATGGTCTGAGTGACCGTCTTGCGTGTCATCATCTGCACTGTTGGAGACAGCTGCGAAGGCTGAACCACACGGCTCATCCCTCCGCCCGCCGCAGCGATTTCGCCAATCTCGGCTTCCGCCGAATCATCGGTCTCACCAGCATGCAGCACGCCGACCACATGAACGACAATGCCTTCCGCCTTGGCATGCGCCGCCGCTATGACCGGACTGATCCCAACGTTGGAACACCCGTCCGTGACGAGAATAATTTGCTTCATAATTCCGTCCTCCCTTCTATCTATTACCTATCTTTTCCAGTAGGGAGATTTCTAAACTTTGAATGACACAAAAAAAAGGGGGACGCCTGATCATCAGTACAGCCACCGGCCATACCTGAAGAGCAGAGGATCCCCAGTTGAAAGGATTAACTAACCGTCTTCGGTCGCTCGACACGCTGCATCCCCGGCCAGCGGAAGGTGGCCCATTCCGGTTGGAATTTTTCCACGCGCGCTACGACCACTGTCATATCATCGTAGATTTCCCCCTGGTGATACCTCACCACCCGCTCGAGCAAAATATCCGCAAAGTCCTGCGGACTGTCCGCTTCAATCTCGGAGATCACCCGCTTCATCCACATTTCTTTGTTGACGGCATGACCCGGCGCATCGTAGATGCCGTCCGTCATCATGATCAAGATGTCCCCATGCTTCAGGGGGACGCTCACGAGATCAATATCGATATCGTCCACAATCCCTACGGGCAAATTGTTCGCCGTCACCGGAATGACGTCATTCCCCCTTTTAATAAAGCTTGGCGTAGAACCGATCTTCATAAACGTCGTATTCGCGCTGTACTGATCAATCAGGGCCACATCCACAGTGGCAAACACTTCGTCCGACGAGCGAAGCATCAGAATCGAATTGAGAGATTTGATCGCCAGCTTCTCGTCCATGCCGGATTGCAGCAGCTGCTGCAAAATCGAAAGCGCCGTGCTGCTTTCCGCGCGCGCCCGCTCTCCGTTGCCCATGCCGTCGCTAAGCGCCACCGCAAATTTGCCGTTGCCCAGCTCCACCGTGCTGAAGCTGTCTCCGGATAACAAATCGCCGCCCTTGGCTGCCCCGGCGATCCCCGTTTCCACCTCGTATTCCTTCGCGGATCCGAACAATACCGTGCTGTATCCCTCTTTTCTTTCGAGCATCTGCTCGTTTTTCACTGCAATGTTTTCACCCAGAATATCGGAAAGCAGTGGGGCAATAATTTTACGGCACTCATCATATCCTTTCGTATATTGATGGATGATCTCAATTTCCACGTTCCCTTCATCCAGACTGATGACATCAATGCTGTGAATGGACAAGCCCAACTCCTCCAAAGCGCTGCGAATCTGCTCCTCCTGCATGAAGAGCTCTTGGCCTTCCCGCTTAATTTCCTTCGCCAGATCTTCCATTACCTGAGAGACGCCGGACAACTGCTCCGCGACAAGCTGACGGCTGTCGATGATTTGCTTTTTCCAATGCTGATCATTCTTGTATTTACCATACTGCTGCTTCATCACCTCCAGCACCTGATCCGGCTTGATGCACTGCTTCTTCCATTCCGGCAGCAAATCTTTGCGTGTCATGTTCTCGCGCAATTCTACTTCTGTCATCATATCCGTTATAAATTTATACGTTTGATAAAATTTATCATCCCAGCACTGCTGCCGTTTCCAGCACGAAGCACATGTTTTTTCCGCCACGGAATTCATGAAGTGCCCGACCTCTTCCTCCCTGCGCAGCGGCTGTGCATCCACCGTAATTTGCTTGAAGCTGCGCGATAGCTGACGGAATACTTCGGAGAATTGCTCGACGCGGCTCGCCGTTACGTCGCGAACCCTGCGGGCATAATCTTGCTGCGACTTCAAATTCTCTTGGGTCCCCGGCACATATTTGGCTAGAGTTTGAATCACTCCCTTTGGCGTGAGTAGGAACAGCGCAACCGCAGCAACCGACTCCCAGGTAGAGCTCATCACCTGAGCTTGGTTGCCCAGATAGACAGACAATATAGAGGAGCCCAGCAGCATGCCCAGCGCTACCGCCATCCTGTTGCCTTCTTTGAGCAAGCCGGCCAGCATCCCGGCAAAAGCGAGCAAGCTCATCTGATAAATCGCGCTGGAGCTGGCCAAGCTGAGAATAAGCCCAGAAATGACTCCCACCGACGCCCCGAGAGGCGCTCCCCCTACAAGTGCGAACAACAGGATCAAATACCGTGAAAACACATGCTCTAGTGTCACTGGACCAATCAACCATCCAACCGTCCCCGTCATCACGGACGCCAGCAAAATAATGAGACAAATCACCTCTTCGTTCTTTAAGCTGTAATTTTTGCGTGATAAGGTAAACACCGGTATGGCCTGCAAAAAAATATGAGTCAAAATCAGGCTGAGCGTAGATTCGATACCGATCATCATTAAGGTGTACCAAGAGAGCTCCGCAGAAGCGAGCTGCGAGAACAACTGCACAAAGAATGTGGCCGCAAACACAATGACAGGTGCGTACGAAATGTCTGACTTCTCAAATCGCTCCACTCCTCTTTGAATGAGAAGAAACACAATCATGGAGGCCACAAGATAGCCGGCATGCGCGGGTTCTGTAGAGAACAAACTGCCGGCGGTCAGGAATAGGCCTGACCAGAAAAGCAACTCCCGCCTCAGGAAGTACGTCACTGCGAAGAAGGCGAGGGCAAACGGCGCAAGCTGTTCCAGGATCATAGCCCGACCCAGCAGAAACGCCATCACGAGAAGCAGAATGGACCATTTCTTAGCGACGAGCGATTGAACCAACCGGTTCTCTACAATGACCTTAGAAACAGATTGCCTAATTCGCTGCATACATCCCGACCATACCGTTCCCATTTGAGAAAAAACTTTACGTTTGTGCATATTTTCATTACACCACCCATAAACTATTAGTGGTTCCTAGTATACGGGGTGCTTTGTGGAAAGTTTGTCAGAATGAGTTGGTAGATTCAAAGTTTTTTCCGACAAAAAGGAGCTCGTCCGCGAATCCTGTGAAAGCGCTGTTTTTACTATATTTGTAAGTTGATTTTACGATGAGTTCGGTTAGTCTTCCACACCTGTTCGCCTTTGTGTTCGCCGCGGACAAACACTCTTTGAGTTACAACCTGTCGACATCGGGAAGCAGGGATGGACGATCCGACAAATACAGTACGAATACGCAAAAAAAGATCCGGTCCCACTTCCGAGGGACCGGATCTTTATCTTTATAGCGGCAGAGGGGATCGAACCCCCGACCTTACGGGTATGAACCGTACGCTCTAGCCAGCTGAGCTACGCCGCCGCAACAAGCATGAGTATATAATAGCGGGAAAGGACTTGTCAAGTACCGGTCTCGAGAAGCCTCATCTGAATGTAAAAAAGCCGTTCAGACTTCATCAGTCGAACAGCTTCGATGATCGTTTCCTACTTAGTCTCGACGCGCACCACGACCTCCACGCTTACCCTCGGTGTTCTTCTTAAGGGAAGAAATGCGGTCCTCGCTGTCTTTTAAGAAACGAGCCATTTTATCTTCAAAGGTAGGCTTACCTGCAGGAGGTTTACCACCACGGCCTCCACGATCTCCACGGCCAAAGCCTCCACGGTCTCCACGGCCAGCGCCGGGACCTCCGCGATCTCCTTGCCTTTCGAAACGAGCGGGCCTTGTCGGCGGAGCAGCATCAACCGGACGATCCACCGATTGCTTGATGGATAAACCGATTTTACCGTCTTTGTCGACATTAATCACTTTCACGGTAACGATATCGTTCAGCTTCAGATGATCGTTGACATCCTTGACATAGTTGTCCGCAATCTCCGAGATGTGAACAAGGCCAGTAACCCCCTCGGAAAGCTCAACGAACGCCCCAAAGTGAGTAATGCCTGTTACTTTTCCTTCCAGCTTGCTGCCCACTTCAATTGCCATAAAGTAAACTGTTCCTCCCTCAAATAGTTAGCAGTGCAAAACAATAATGAAGCTAAGCAGATTATAACTTATGGAGAAAATACGGTCAATACAAGGCTTCAGACCATCATTTGCTTGGGTTATTTCTGTGGCGGCTTCGGGGTATAAAATAATGTTTCTCCTTGCTTTACATAGTGCAGCTCTTTACGAATTTTCTGCTCTACGTATTCTGGATCATTGAGCCTTGCGATTTCGCGCTGCAAGCCGTCATTGGTCTGCTGCGACTCCGCCTGTTTTTGTTCTAGAGTGCTTACCTTCTCTTTCCGGTCGCTGATTTTGCCCATCTGGTCCCAAAGGGTGATGCCGGCCCAACTCAAAAAGCAAGCTAGCATCAGCAGCACAAAGCGGCGTCGACGATACGAGCCTTTATTTTGCGGCTCACTATGATTTGCTTTAGAGGTTGCCTGCATGAACCTTGAATCCTCCCAAGTCTCGATAAGAACAAATTCTTATCTGAATCTTTCCAGCCAAGCTGCGACGGTTGTTACGATGCGCTTCATCCATGCGGGAACGGCAATTCGATCGCGAATCCACCGGCCAAGCGGCCTTACCAGCCATAGCAGCAATTTCCACACAGGATAACACAATTGTATCACAGTTTTATAAAGGAAAATAGCCACCGCAAGGAAAAATCCTAAAAAGATCATCAAAAGCCGATAAAATCCAATCATCGGTTTGATAATAAAGAGTTCAATCATACGCTTTCCGATACGTATAGCGGCAAGCACAATACGAATCATAAGCCGTATTACCCAAATCACGCTACGGCTAAACATCAAAAAATAAACGGTAATTCCGATCCCCAGGCCAAGAAAAATAAATGGGCGAACTTCACCCCAGTTGCTCTCATACAGAAGCCTGAACACGATCAGCGTGCCGATGAACCAATACAGGAGATCCAGGACGGCTTTCAGCCAAGAGGGTACTTTCAGCTGGCCAGCAAGCACCCGGTACAGGTCGAAAAGCACTCCCAGCGCGAGCCCTCCTGCAGACATCATGCCCAGCGTCACGAATTGAATCTGCAGTGTCACTTAAACAGCTTACCGAAAAATCCCTTGGTTTTACCCTGGGAGTTTGTATCCACGTATGCCAGCTCATTTACATACCCTTCGATTGCGACCAAGCCTTGCTCAAGACTTAAATTTTTGATATGTAAATTTTGCCCTTTGATCATCAGATACCCGCACTCGGTCTCCAGTAAAAATTCCTCGCTGTCGAAGCTCTCCACATTCAGTACCCCGGATACTTCAAGCAGCTTGCGGTTGAGCATTTTGATTTCCTGGCGCTTCATCTTCCCCGGCATTTCCACCACGCACATCCCCCTCCTCAACGCTTTGAACCACCCAAAGCTTGTTTACTATAAACGTATGGGGGTCGTCCGGGCTTTAGAACTCCGAGGATGAATCTGAGGATATCCGTTCACCATGACCAAAAAGAGACCGAGCATCTGCTCAGTCTCTTTCTATCGAATCATCGGATTAGAACAAAAAATCCGATTCTTTCTTGTTCATCTCTTCCTTCAGCAGTGTGTACATCTTGGCCGCGTCTTCCTTACGGGTTGACTCGGACAACAGTTCCACACGTACGGTTACCAGCTTCTGTCCGAATTGAATGGTCAACTCGTCGCTCACCTTCACCGTGCTGCTCGGTTTGGCTTCCCGTCCGTTGATCCAGACTCGTCCTTGTTCGGACACGTCCTTCGCGACCGTGCGGCGCTTGATCAAACGGGAGAGCTTGAGGAACTTGTCAAGCCTCATTATTACTTCACCGCTTCTTTAAGCTTGTTGCCTGCTTTGAAGGCTGGAACTTTGGATTCAGGGATCGTGATTTCTTGGCCGGTTTGCGGGTTGCGGCCCGTACGTCCGGAGCGTTTACGAGTTTCGAATGTGCCGAAACCAATCAGCTGTACTTTGTCACCATTCGACAAAGCATCTGTTACTTCGCCAAGGAAGCTGTTCAATACAGATTCCACATCTTTTTTAGTCAGGCCGCTTTTTTCAGCGATGTTGTTGATCAAATCGGTTTTGTTCATGAATAAATTTTCCTCCTCTTTGAAATGACGCTAAGCTTATGTATTCTTTGTTTACCTAGGAAATTCCTGCAAGGATGCCTATTTTTTTAGAACTTTTTTTGCTTCCTGCCACAGCGATTCCATCTCTTGCAAATCAGTTTGCTCAAATGACTTACCCTTTAAACGTAAATTCGACTCAATATAGCTGAATCTGTCGAAAAATTTCCGATTGGCGTCCGCCATCGCTTCCTCGGGTTCCACCTTCAGGAATCGGGCCAGATTGACGACGGCAAACAACAGGTCGCCAAGCTCCTCCTGCTGCTCCGCTTTTCCGAATCGTTCGATCGCTTCCTTCACTTCAGCCAGCTCGGATTCGACGATCGGCAGCACCTCGTCCAAGGTACTCCAATCGAAGCCGACCCCGGCGGCTTTTTTCTGAAGCTTGTACGCCTTCATCAGCCCCGGCAACTCACGCGGAACACCGGTCAGCACGGATTGCTCGTTCAGATCTATGCCTTTGCTCCGCTTTTCTTCGTCCTTGATCTGCTGCCAGTTGCTCAGCGCCTCATCCGCATCCTCCGCCTGCTTCGAACCGAACACGTGCGGATGGCGGCGAATCAGCTTTTCATTGAGCTCCCGAATCACATCGAATACGGTAAAGGACCCTGCCTCCGCTTCGATTTGCGAATGCAGCATGATCTGAAGCAGCAAATCGCCCAATTCCTCGCACATATGATCCGGATCGTCGTCATCGATCGTTTCCAACACTTCGTAGGCTTCTTCAATCAGGTTTTTGCGCAGCGACTTGTGCGTTTGCTCGCGGTCCCACGGACACCCTTCCGGGCTTCTCAGAATGTCCACGATTTCGTGCAGACGAGCAAACGTACGGCTGCGAACATCCTCCCGATCGGTTCGCGGCACCCATACCAAGGACAAGTTTCCGTAGCCCTCTACACGGTCCAGCTCATACAAAGGCACTTCATGGACGCGCTCTTCCCCCGTCACGCCGAGCGAATGGCCGACTGTAACGGGATAGTCATCCGGATATAGTTCCATCAACGTCAGCTTCACATCGGATGCTGTATGAACATCATATACTTGCCCGATCAAGGTATGAAGCTGCGGATTCAGGCTGCTGGCTTGAAGCGAGGTGCCGTCAAGCAGCTGGAAGCCCTCAATAGGATCAAAGCCGAGCCTCAGGAAGGCCTGATCTAGAAAACTTTCGCCGCCCATCAAGCCGAGCAGCACACCCTCTGCCGCACAGCGCTCGCGGAGCAGTTGTACGGTCCTTTCGGCAACCATCGGATGGCCGGGAACAGCGTACAACACTTCCCCTGCGCCGACAGCCTGCGCCCGAGCAAGGAGTGTAGAGGCGATCGTTTCGTATACGGTATCGAATTCCGCGCTGGCTTCATATACCGAGTCGAACGTTTCATAAGTCAGTCCGTGGTGATCGAGCATCGAGACCATCGGATGCTCCCTGGTTCGCAAATATAAACCGCCGCTGAGTTCCCCCGCGGATTCAAGCTTTCTCCAAACGCCGAGCGTCAGTTGATTGGGATCCCCGGTTCCGAGGCCGACAACAGTAATTTGTGGTTGCTTAGACATATCGCAAACGCCTCCTTGAGGTTTGATGCGGCGCTCCTTTAGCGGAGCAGCCGGAGTCTGCGCAGCAGCGCAAGGGGCTTGCCCCGAAGCTTGGGCACCTGCTCCAGCTCGGCGGCTGTCACCGCGCCGAGGCGCAGAAGCGCGAGCGCGTAAGCCAGCGCGCCTGCAGCGACGCCGCCGAGCGCGATGATCGTGGCCCTGCCCCGCTCGGGCAGGGCCACGGGCAGCAGCCCGAGCAGCGGCGGAGCGCCGTGCGTCACGGCCAGCAGGCCGAGCGTCATGAAGCCGATGGCCAGCATCGGCTTCATGACGGCGCGGCCGCCCGCGGCCGTGACGCCGGCGGCGCGCAGCGCGTGCGCGAGCGCGAGGCCGCCGGCGAGCGCGTAGGCGGCCACGGCTGCCGCCGCGGCACCGGTGATGCCCAGACGCGGCACAAGCAGCACGTTCGCCGCGACCTTAACACCCGCGGCCAGCAGCAGGTACAACGCCGGCGCACGCACGGCGCCAAGTCCCTGAAGTACGCTGCCGGCAATAATATTCACTGCTGAGAATAGAGCGGTGAACGACAAAATCGCCATCGCCGCAGTACCTTCAGCACTCTTGAAGAACATCACGTTCAGCGGCTCCGCCAGCAGAGCTAGCCCAAACGATGCGGCGAGTCCGATCAGCAAGGTGTACCGCAGCGACAACTCTGCTCTGCTGCGCACCGCCGTTAGATCCCCCCGCTCCCGGGCTTCAGCCATCGCCGGAACGAGCGCTACCGACATCGAAGAAGCGATCATCGCCACCAGCTGTACGAGCGGCAGACCGTGATTATAGAGCCCGAATTGATACAGCGCCCCGGTTTCGTCATAGCCTGAAGACCGAAGCAACCTAGGGAGCGTGAAGGAATCAACTAGCGTCAAGATCGGCACAGCAATAGCGCCGAGGCAGAGCGGAATGGCATAAGCGGTTAACCGTTTCATTAGCGACCAATCCCGCTTCCACTCCCAAGAGCGGGTGGTCATGGGCTTCGCGCTCCCATTAAGCGAATTTCCAGGCATCCCTCGATCCTTTCGCCAATAGTACAGCATGACTGCAAGTCCCGCCATGGCCCCGGTAACCGAACCGAATGTGGCGCCTGCGGCGATCCATTCCGGCCCGAAACCCATACGCATAAGAACAATAAGCAGGATCAGCATCGTACTGACCCTTACAGCTTGTTCCATAACCTGCGACCAAGCCGTCGGAGCCATATGTTGAAAGCCTTGATAATATCCACGCAGACAGGACATCATCGGCACAAACAGCAGCGCAAACGAGACGCTGCGGATCGCCTCGGCGGTCTGCGAGGCTCCGATCCATCTCCCAATCGTATCAGCCCTGAAATACAACAGCAGGAAAAAGCCTACGCCTGTCCCCATCAGAACAACCGAAGCTACACGAAGCACACGGCGTGCCTCCTCATAGCGCCGATCCGCTGCATACTCAGCCACAAATTTGGAAATGACCAGTGGGAACCCGGCTGTAGCCAAGAACAAAATTAAAATATAGAGCGGATATACCGCGTTATAAATGCCAAACACCGCATCACCAGCCAAATTCTGCAGAGGAATTTTCTGCAGGGTTCCGATCAGCTTAGATATAACGGCAGCGGCCCCCAACAAGGCGGCGCCTTTGAGCAGTGTGGAGCCAGTGCGTTCCCTATCGGTGCTCAGCTCCAGATCGAGCGCCTTCCCCCTCCCCTTTCTTCCGATGCTCTCCCTCTCCTTTATGCCGTACCGCCCTTACAGCTCGGTTTAGTGGCCCTCTCAACGCCAACATTATACCGCACTCGCCGTTCTTTTCCAAAAGCAAGCAAAAAAGCTTCCCGATTTCCCTTCAAGAGAATCCATCAGGAAGCTAATCTTTCAGTTGCTTGCGGGTAGACCTTCAGCCGCACATTACTGTTCCATTTGTTTCGCGAGAAAGCCGGCAGCTGTTTCCGCCATTTTGAGCTCCATTTGGCCCATCGTCACATTCTCATCTTTACTGACCAGAATCACCGCTCCGATCGGGTCTCCACCTGCCACAATCGGCGCAATAACATAGGAACTGTATGTTTCGCTTAGATCCTTAGAGATTTCATAAGTTCCGCCGCTGCTTTCCATGGAAGTTTTCCGGTTGTCCATGCATTGCTCCACGAGAACCCCAATCGGCTTGTCCAAATATTCCTTCTTAGAACCGCCGGCCACCGCAATCATGGTGTCACGGTCCGTTATCATTATAATGTGGCCT
This genomic window contains:
- a CDS encoding HU family DNA-binding protein, with product MNKTDLINNIAEKSGLTKKDVESVLNSFLGEVTDALSNGDKVQLIGFGTFETRKRSGRTGRNPQTGQEITIPESKVPAFKAGNKLKEAVK
- the mazG gene encoding nucleoside triphosphate pyrophosphohydrolase — its product is MSKQPQITVVGLGTGDPNQLTLGVWRKLESAGELSGGLYLRTREHPMVSMLDHHGLTYETFDSVYEASAEFDTVYETIASTLLARAQAVGAGEVLYAVPGHPMVAERTVQLLRERCAAEGVLLGLMGGESFLDQAFLRLGFDPIEGFQLLDGTSLQASSLNPQLHTLIGQVYDVHTASDVKLTLMELYPDDYPVTVGHSLGVTGEERVHEVPLYELDRVEGYGNLSLVWVPRTDREDVRSRTFARLHEIVDILRSPEGCPWDREQTHKSLRKNLIEEAYEVLETIDDDDPDHMCEELGDLLLQIMLHSQIEAEAGSFTVFDVIRELNEKLIRRHPHVFGSKQAEDADEALSNWQQIKDEEKRSKGIDLNEQSVLTGVPRELPGLMKAYKLQKKAAGVGFDWSTLDEVLPIVESELAEVKEAIERFGKAEQQEELGDLLFAVVNLARFLKVEPEEAMADANRKFFDRFSYIESNLRLKGKSFEQTDLQEMESLWQEAKKVLKK
- the spoVT gene encoding stage V sporulation protein T: MKATGIVRRIDDLGRVVIPKEIRRTLRIREGDPLEIFVDRDGEVILKKYSPIGELGDFAKEYAESLFESTGHIIMITDRDTMIAVAGGSKKEYLDKPIGVLVEQCMDNRKTSMESSGGTYEISKDLSETYSSYVIAPIVAGGDPIGAVILVSKDENVTMGQMELKMAETAAGFLAKQMEQ
- a CDS encoding polysaccharide biosynthesis protein, translated to MKERESIGRKGRGKALDLELSTDRERTGSTLLKGAALLGAAAVISKLIGTLQKIPLQNLAGDAVFGIYNAVYPLYILILFLATAGFPLVISKFVAEYAADRRYEEARRVLRVASVVLMGTGVGFFLLLYFRADTIGRWIGASQTAEAIRSVSFALLFVPMMSCLRGYYQGFQHMAPTAWSQVMEQAVRVSTMLILLIVLMRMGFGPEWIAAGATFGSVTGAMAGLAVMLYYWRKDRGMPGNSLNGSAKPMTTRSWEWKRDWSLMKRLTAYAIPLCLGAIAVPILTLVDSFTLPRLLRSSGYDETGALYQFGLYNHGLPLVQLVAMIASSMSVALVPAMAEARERGDLTAVRSRAELSLRYTLLIGLAASFGLALLAEPLNVMFFKSAEGTAAMAILSFTALFSAVNIIAGSVLQGLGAVRAPALYLLLAAGVKVAANVLLVPRLGITGAAAAAVAAYALAGGLALAHALRAAGVTAAGGRAVMKPMLAIGFMTLGLLAVTHGAPPLLGLLPVALPERGRATIIALGGVAAGALAYALALLRLGAVTAAELEQVPKLRGKPLALLRRLRLLR